A portion of the Streptomyces sp. NBC_00376 genome contains these proteins:
- a CDS encoding MFS transporter, which produces MTNARLRHGRASLAVSFFVQGVTFALLVTRIPAIQDRYGISDGLLPVFLAAVPILAGVGSVVTEKLVVRVRPRVVLRWAQPVVMLALLGAGAGNALWEAALALGVFGLSVGALDASMNMMGVSLQRAYGRSIMLGFHAAYSLGGIAGASMAWAGAHWDLSLLVSYLPAVVVLLPVAFIGSRWYAEGTESDAKPEEAQGKGAASVSFKLLMPLCLVMSFAYIGDSTVSNWSAKYLQDVLGSSEQLSTVPYNVYMVTTLLGRAVGDFGVRRFGAVAVVRGGSVLAAAGFAVVAVAGGAWTGMLGFTMLGLGLCVIVPQTFAAAGRMFPGASDSAIARLNVFNYVGFLVGSPLVGALGDAWSYRGAMLVPMVLVLATLVYAKSFGAESARYGGGHERPRTVDVG; this is translated from the coding sequence ATGACAAATGCTCGTTTGCGGCACGGCAGGGCCTCCCTCGCGGTGAGTTTCTTCGTGCAGGGGGTCACCTTCGCTCTGCTGGTGACTCGGATTCCCGCCATTCAGGACCGGTACGGGATATCCGACGGGCTGCTGCCCGTCTTCCTGGCTGCCGTGCCCATCCTGGCCGGGGTGGGCAGTGTGGTCACCGAGAAGCTGGTCGTTCGGGTGCGGCCCAGGGTTGTGCTGAGGTGGGCACAGCCCGTCGTGATGCTCGCGCTGCTCGGCGCCGGCGCCGGGAACGCGCTGTGGGAGGCGGCCCTGGCGCTGGGCGTGTTCGGGCTCTCCGTCGGGGCGCTCGATGCCTCCATGAACATGATGGGCGTCAGCCTCCAGCGGGCGTACGGGCGATCCATCATGCTCGGGTTCCACGCCGCGTACAGCCTCGGCGGGATCGCCGGGGCATCCATGGCCTGGGCCGGGGCGCACTGGGACCTTTCGCTGCTGGTCTCCTACCTGCCGGCGGTCGTGGTGCTGCTGCCCGTCGCGTTCATCGGGAGCCGTTGGTACGCCGAAGGCACGGAGTCGGACGCGAAGCCGGAAGAGGCGCAGGGCAAGGGGGCGGCCTCGGTCTCCTTCAAGCTGCTGATGCCGCTCTGTCTGGTGATGAGCTTCGCGTACATCGGGGACTCGACGGTCTCCAACTGGAGCGCCAAGTACCTGCAGGACGTGCTGGGGAGCTCGGAGCAGCTGTCGACCGTTCCGTACAACGTCTACATGGTGACGACCCTGCTGGGGCGGGCCGTCGGGGACTTCGGGGTGCGGCGGTTCGGGGCCGTGGCCGTGGTGCGGGGCGGGAGCGTGCTGGCCGCCGCCGGGTTCGCCGTGGTGGCGGTGGCCGGTGGGGCGTGGACCGGGATGCTCGGGTTCACCATGCTGGGGCTCGGGCTCTGTGTGATCGTGCCGCAGACCTTCGCCGCCGCCGGGCGGATGTTCCCCGGGGCGAGCGATTCGGCCATCGCGAGGCTGAACGTCTTCAACTACGTGGGATTCCTGGTGGGATCGCCGTTGGTGGGGGCGCTCGGGGACGCCTGGAGCTACCGGGGGGCGATGCTCGTACCGATGGTGCTGGTGCTCGCGACGCTGGTGTACGCCAAGTCGTTCGGCGCTGAGTCCGCCCGATACGGTGGCGGGCATGAGCGGCCGCGCACTGTTGATGTGGGATGA
- a CDS encoding HAD family hydrolase: MRYELVIFDNDGVLVDSEPISNTILAEYLTELGHPTSYQESLRDYMGSAVHRVHDLVEERTGEKLPADFDATLHSRIFAAFERELEPVAGVEDVLGKLVADGIPYCVASSSTHERIRVGHRRTGLDQWFEEEWIFSAEDVGRGKPAPDLFLLAAERMGVPPERCVVIEDSPLGVEAARAAGMDVYGFTSMMPADRLAGVTGHFSDMSQLRELLA; encoded by the coding sequence ATGCGCTACGAACTGGTCATCTTCGACAACGACGGTGTGCTCGTGGACAGCGAGCCGATCTCCAACACCATCCTGGCCGAGTACCTCACGGAGCTCGGTCACCCCACCTCGTACCAGGAGAGCCTTCGGGACTACATGGGGTCCGCCGTGCACCGGGTGCACGATCTCGTCGAGGAACGGACCGGGGAGAAGCTGCCCGCGGACTTCGACGCGACGCTCCACTCACGGATCTTCGCCGCGTTCGAGCGGGAGCTGGAACCGGTGGCCGGGGTCGAGGACGTGCTCGGGAAGCTCGTGGCCGACGGGATTCCGTACTGCGTCGCGTCCTCCAGTACGCACGAGCGGATCCGGGTCGGGCACCGCAGGACCGGGCTCGACCAGTGGTTCGAGGAGGAGTGGATCTTCAGCGCGGAGGACGTGGGGCGGGGCAAGCCGGCGCCCGACCTGTTCCTGCTCGCCGCCGAGCGGATGGGGGTCCCGCCCGAGCGGTGTGTCGTCATCGAGGACAGCCCGCTCGGAGTTGAGGCGGCCAGGGCCGCGGGGATGGATGTGTACGGGTTCACGTCGATGATGCCGGCGGACCGGCTCGCCGGGGTGACCGGGCATTTCTCCGACATGAGCCAACTCCGGGAATTGCTCGCCTGA